One genomic segment of Carassius auratus strain Wakin chromosome 29, ASM336829v1, whole genome shotgun sequence includes these proteins:
- the LOC113048412 gene encoding gastrula zinc finger protein XlCGF8.2DB-like has translation MEFIKEESKDVKIEETFRVKQEDTEEQTNKMFIKEESKDMKTEETFRVKQEDTEEQTDLMVLKEDSQELNDMEEKDHYFISGEKSSSRKKAKNTRRHFCQQCGKRFVQKASIKKHMRVHTGEKPYGCQQCGKHFSQKDYLKIHVRIHTGEKPYTCPHCGKSFTQLGNFRLHMSVHTRKKPYKCQHCGRRFSQKRNLNYHMTIHTEESLFTCQQCGTTFTHKGSFNRHLSIHNVVQRYTCQQCGKSFDQDQDLKVHMKSHKEKTYTCSECGKSLSQKRTYRDHMRIHSGEHPYRCTSCGKGFNNKHNLEEHIRIHTGEKPFTCQQCGRSFTRKGTLNKHMRTHTAENPFTCGHCGKGFKNKAALMYHMNFHI, from the exons atggagtttattaaagaggagagtaaagacgtgaagattgaagaaacattcagagtcaaacaagaagacactgaggaacaaacaaataagatgtttattaaagaggagagtaaAGATATGAAGActgaagaaacattcagagtcaaacaagaagacactgaggaacaaacag ATCTGATGGTGCTGAAAGAGGACAGTCAAGAACTGAATGATATGGAAGAGAAAGATCATTATTTCATAAGTGGAGAAAAGTCTTCCTcaagaaaaaaggcaaaaaatacaAGAAgacacttctgccaacagtgtggaaagcgTTTCGTTCAAAAAGCAAGTATTAAAaaacacatgagagttcacacaggAGAGAAGCCTTATggctgccaacagtgtggaaaacaTTTCAGTCAAAAAGATTATCTTAAAATACATGttagaattcacactggagagaagccttacacatgTCCTcattgtggaaagagttttactcAACTTGGAAACTTTAGACTCCACATGAGTGTTCACACCAGAAAGAAGCCTTACAAATGCCAACACTGTGGAAGACGTTTCAGTCAGAAAAGAAACCTTAATTACCACATGACAATTCACACTGAAGAGAGTcttttcacctgccaacagtgtggaacaACTTTCACTCACAAAGGAAGCTTTAACAGACACCTTAGTATTCACAATGTAGTGCAGCGttacacctgccaacagtgtggaaagagttttgatCAAGATCAAGACCTTAAAGTCCATATGAAATCTCATAAAGAGAAAACCTACACATGTTCTGAGTGTGGAAAGAGTCTCAGTCAAAAACGGACCTATAGAGACCACATGAGAATTCATTCTGGAGAGCATCCCTACAGATGCACTTCGTGTGGAAAGGGTTTCAATAACAAACATAACCTTGAAGAGCACAtaagaattcacactggagagaagcctttcacctgccAGCAATGTGGAAGAAGTTTTACCCGAAAGGGAACCCTTAACAAGCACATGAGAACTCATACAGCAGAAAATCCGTTTACATGTGGTCACTGTGGAAAGGGTTTCAAAAATAAAGCAGCACTTATGTACCACATGAATTTTCACATATGA